The Streptomyces sp. NBC_00344 genome includes a window with the following:
- a CDS encoding glutamate ABC transporter substrate-binding protein: MLAAGCGKDGSPPVNGPKAGQLPHYNVVTGFRLPGSSTWRTAHRRGHLVVGAKEDQPYLGEKDPATGLYSGFDIEIARMMAASLGFDPSTIRFRTIASANRETALQNGQIDYYVGTYTINDLRKKLVGFAGPYYLAGQGLLVRTDEHDIHGPQDLAGRTVCSAAGSTPYQRIAADYPEAKLVSYDTYSICVDNLLTYQVDAVSTDDAILLGFAAKVPDELKVVGKPFSEEPYGIGVPRGDNALRSALNDALEAREKNGDWKKAYDVTLGLSGAPAPAPPPIDRYPAT, translated from the coding sequence ATGCTCGCCGCAGGCTGCGGCAAGGACGGCAGCCCGCCCGTCAACGGGCCAAAGGCCGGTCAACTGCCGCACTACAACGTCGTCACCGGCTTCAGGCTGCCCGGTTCGAGCACCTGGCGCACGGCGCACCGGCGCGGCCATCTGGTGGTCGGCGCCAAGGAGGACCAGCCCTATCTCGGTGAGAAGGACCCGGCCACCGGTCTCTACTCCGGTTTCGACATCGAGATCGCCAGGATGATGGCCGCGTCCCTCGGCTTCGATCCGAGCACGATCCGTTTCCGGACGATCGCGTCGGCCAACCGGGAGACCGCGCTGCAGAACGGCCAGATCGACTACTACGTCGGCACCTACACGATCAACGACCTGCGCAAGAAGCTCGTGGGCTTCGCCGGCCCCTACTACCTGGCCGGTCAGGGGCTGCTGGTACGCACCGACGAGCACGACATCCATGGTCCCCAGGACCTGGCGGGCAGGACGGTGTGCTCGGCCGCCGGGTCGACGCCGTACCAGCGCATCGCTGCCGACTATCCGGAGGCGAAGCTGGTCTCCTACGACACCTACTCGATCTGTGTCGACAACCTGCTGACCTATCAGGTCGACGCCGTCAGCACCGACGACGCGATCCTGCTGGGCTTCGCGGCGAAGGTTCCCGACGAACTGAAGGTCGTCGGCAAGCCGTTCTCCGAGGAGCCGTACGGAATCGGCGTCCCGCGCGGTGACAACGCGCTTCGATCGGCGCTCAACGACGCGCTGGAGGCGCGCGAGAAGAACGGCGACTGGAAGAAGGCGTACGACGTCACGCTGGGCCTCTCGGGGGCGCCGGCGCCAGCGCCGCCGCCCATCGACCGCTACCCGGCAACCTGA
- a CDS encoding amino acid ABC transporter ATP-binding protein, whose translation MAVDPLIVLSDVNKFYGTLHVLQDISLTVGRGEVVVVIGPSGSGKSTLCRTINRLETIESGRITIDGKPLPEEGKGLALLRAEVGMVFQSFNLFAHRTVLANVSLAQLKVRKRAKAEADRRSRELLDRVGLASQADKFPAQLSGGQQQRVAIARALAMDPKALLFDEPTSALDPEMINEVLEVMQQLARDGMTMVVVTHEMGFARSAANRVVFMADGCIVEDRTPEDFFSHPESDRAKDFLSKILKH comes from the coding sequence ATGGCGGTTGATCCGTTGATCGTGCTGAGTGACGTCAACAAGTTCTACGGGACGTTGCACGTTCTTCAGGACATCAGTCTCACCGTTGGTCGCGGGGAGGTGGTGGTGGTCATCGGCCCGTCCGGTTCGGGGAAGTCGACGCTCTGCCGGACGATCAACAGACTCGAGACGATCGAGTCCGGCCGCATCACGATCGACGGGAAGCCGCTCCCCGAGGAGGGGAAAGGACTGGCGCTGCTCCGTGCCGAAGTCGGCATGGTCTTCCAGTCGTTCAACCTGTTCGCGCACCGGACCGTACTGGCCAATGTCTCGCTCGCCCAGCTCAAGGTCCGCAAGCGCGCGAAGGCCGAGGCCGACCGGCGCTCCCGGGAGCTGCTGGACAGGGTCGGTCTCGCCTCGCAGGCCGACAAGTTCCCGGCGCAGCTGTCCGGCGGCCAGCAGCAGCGGGTGGCCATCGCCCGCGCGCTGGCCATGGATCCCAAGGCGCTGCTCTTCGACGAGCCCACGTCGGCGCTCGACCCGGAGATGATCAATGAGGTCCTCGAAGTCATGCAGCAGCTCGCCAGAGACGGCATGACCATGGTCGTCGTCACCCACGAGATGGGCTTCGCCCGGTCGGCTGCCAACCGCGTGGTCTTCATGGCCGACGGCTGCATCGTGGAGGACCGCACACCGGAGGATTTCTTCAGCCATCCCGAGAGCGACCGTGCCAAGGACTTCCTGTCCAAGATCCTCAAACATTGA
- a CDS encoding DUF6278 family protein, whose amino-acid sequence MNIPFLDNWRRRHGTEHAHTLTAAMKKDPQGVGELLAECELLRVRAGQEGLQLDDSPESLAALDQLPPRWRDDPEELPWLGNDAGLYLGTIIVRTVPGAVWDVWPGGQPVVRLTSGREINVVEAGLDWAVAGAPELSQVYGEAAEA is encoded by the coding sequence GTGAATATCCCTTTCTTGGACAACTGGCGCAGGCGGCACGGCACTGAGCACGCACACACACTCACGGCGGCCATGAAGAAGGATCCGCAGGGTGTCGGTGAACTCCTTGCCGAGTGCGAGCTGCTGCGGGTCCGCGCGGGGCAGGAAGGGCTTCAACTCGACGACTCCCCGGAGTCGTTGGCCGCGCTCGACCAGCTGCCGCCGCGCTGGCGGGACGACCCGGAGGAGCTGCCCTGGCTGGGCAACGACGCCGGGCTCTATCTCGGAACCATCATTGTCAGGACCGTTCCGGGGGCGGTCTGGGATGTGTGGCCGGGCGGACAGCCGGTGGTGCGGCTGACGTCGGGGCGCGAGATCAATGTGGTGGAGGCCGGGCTCGACTGGGCGGTGGCCGGTGCGCCCGAGCTCTCGCAGGTCTACGGCGAAGCTGCTGAGGCCTGA
- a CDS encoding exodeoxyribonuclease III: protein MRIATWNVNSITARLPRVLAWLESTGTDVLCMQETKCSAEQFPSEALRELGYESVVNATGRWNGVALVSRVGLDDVTSGLPGGPDYEGAQEPRALSATCGPVRVWSVYVPNGREVDHAHYAYKLQWFEALRAAVAGDAGGQRPFAVLGDFNVAPADEDVWDPAVFEGATHVTPAERAALGALREAGLADVAPRALKYDRPYTFWDYRQLAFPKNRGMRIDLVYGNEPFAAAVKDSYVDREARKGKGASDHAPVVVDLDV, encoded by the coding sequence ATGCGCATCGCCACCTGGAACGTCAATTCGATCACCGCCCGGCTCCCGAGGGTGCTGGCCTGGCTCGAGAGCACCGGCACCGATGTGCTGTGCATGCAGGAGACCAAGTGCTCCGCCGAGCAGTTTCCGTCCGAAGCGCTGCGAGAGCTCGGCTACGAGTCGGTGGTCAACGCCACCGGCCGGTGGAACGGCGTGGCTCTGGTCTCCCGGGTGGGGCTCGACGATGTGACCTCGGGTCTGCCCGGTGGCCCGGACTACGAAGGCGCGCAGGAGCCGAGGGCGCTCTCGGCGACCTGCGGCCCGGTGCGCGTCTGGTCGGTGTATGTGCCGAACGGCCGCGAGGTCGACCACGCGCACTACGCGTACAAGCTGCAGTGGTTCGAGGCGCTCCGGGCCGCGGTCGCCGGTGACGCCGGCGGGCAGCGGCCGTTCGCGGTCCTCGGCGACTTCAACGTCGCACCGGCCGATGAGGACGTCTGGGATCCCGCGGTCTTCGAGGGCGCCACTCATGTCACCCCTGCCGAGCGGGCCGCGCTCGGCGCGTTGCGGGAAGCGGGCCTGGCCGACGTGGCGCCCCGCGCTCTCAAGTACGACCGCCCGTACACCTTCTGGGACTACCGTCAGCTCGCCTTCCCGAAGAACCGGGGCATGCGGATCGACCTGGTGTACGGCAACGAACCCTTCGCCGCGGCGGTCAAGGACAGTTATGTGGACCGTGAGGCGCGCAAGGGCAAGGGCGCTTCGGACCATGCCCCGGTGGTGGTCGATCTCGACGTATGA
- a CDS encoding MBL fold metallo-hydrolase encodes MTIKLTKKTHACIRLEKDGRTLVIDPGAFSEEDAAVGADAILVTHEHLDHFSEDRLRAGLEAAPAAEIWTLRSVADQLSAAFPGRVHTVGHGDAFTAAGFDVQVHGELHAVIHPDLPRITNVGFLVDGSVFHPGDAFTVPEHPVETLMLPVHAPWNKVSEVIDYVREVKPQRAIDIHDVLLKDMARGMYDMHIGNLGGSDHARLAPGESTEL; translated from the coding sequence ATGACGATCAAGCTGACGAAGAAGACCCACGCCTGCATCCGGCTGGAGAAGGACGGGCGGACGCTCGTCATCGACCCGGGTGCCTTCAGCGAGGAGGACGCGGCGGTCGGCGCCGACGCCATCCTCGTCACGCACGAGCACCTCGACCACTTCAGCGAGGACCGGCTGCGTGCCGGACTCGAGGCGGCGCCGGCTGCCGAGATCTGGACGCTGCGCAGCGTCGCCGACCAGCTCTCCGCGGCCTTCCCCGGCCGCGTCCACACCGTCGGGCACGGCGACGCCTTCACGGCCGCCGGTTTCGACGTGCAGGTGCACGGCGAACTGCATGCGGTGATCCACCCCGATCTGCCGCGGATCACCAACGTCGGGTTTCTGGTGGACGGTTCGGTCTTTCACCCGGGCGACGCGTTCACCGTGCCCGAGCACCCGGTCGAAACGCTGATGCTCCCGGTGCACGCTCCGTGGAACAAGGTCTCCGAGGTGATCGACTACGTTCGGGAGGTCAAACCGCAGCGGGCCATCGACATCCATGACGTACTGCTCAAGGACATGGCCCGGGGGATGTACGACATGCATATCGGCAACCTCGGAGGCTCCGACCACGCCCGTCTCGCACCGGGTGAGTCCACGGAACTGTGA
- the pcaDC gene encoding bifunctional 3-oxoadipate enol-lactonase/4-carboxymuconolactone decarboxylase PcaDC yields MWERERVSTTTKTLQYRLDGPENAPVLVLGPSLGTTWHMWDRQTPELSRTWRVLRFDLPGHGGAPAHPVPSIAGTAGMLLATLDALGVQRFGYAGCSIGGAIGMELALRHPDRVASLALVAASSRFGTADEFRQRGVIVRTNGLDPMARSAPERWFTHGFATAQPAIVEWAVQMVRTTDPGCYIAACEALASFDIRSELGRIGVPTLVVVGAEDRITGPADARTLVAGIPDARLAMVPAASHLAPVEQPAAVTDLLVRHFSTAWQDTSSSTTTGIPVPSAVQGATAPAGPVAEIEPAPLQPDAVNTGRPDPYEAGAKVRREVLGDAHVDRIEDATDGFTGDFQELVTRYAWGEIWTRDGLDRRTRSAVTLTALVSGGHLEELAFHVRAALRNGLTPVEIKEVLLQTAVYCGVPAANSAFKVAQSVIRQETTPEA; encoded by the coding sequence ATGTGGGAGCGTGAGCGGGTGAGCACGACGACGAAAACCCTGCAATACCGCCTCGACGGGCCGGAAAACGCCCCCGTCCTGGTCCTGGGCCCCTCGCTGGGCACGACCTGGCACATGTGGGACCGGCAGACGCCCGAGCTGTCCCGCACCTGGCGGGTCCTGCGCTTCGATCTGCCCGGCCACGGCGGGGCCCCGGCCCACCCGGTGCCCTCGATCGCCGGGACGGCCGGCATGCTGCTGGCCACCCTCGACGCGCTGGGAGTGCAGCGCTTCGGCTATGCGGGCTGTTCCATCGGCGGCGCGATCGGGATGGAGCTGGCCCTGCGCCATCCCGATCGAGTCGCCTCGCTGGCTCTGGTGGCCGCGTCGTCGCGCTTCGGCACGGCCGACGAGTTCCGCCAGCGCGGAGTGATCGTCAGGACCAACGGTCTGGACCCGATGGCGCGCAGCGCTCCCGAGCGCTGGTTCACCCACGGCTTCGCGACGGCTCAGCCGGCGATCGTGGAATGGGCCGTGCAGATGGTCCGTACGACCGACCCGGGCTGCTACATCGCCGCCTGCGAGGCCCTCGCCTCCTTCGACATCCGGTCCGAGCTGGGCCGCATCGGGGTCCCGACGCTCGTCGTGGTGGGTGCCGAGGACCGGATCACCGGCCCCGCGGACGCCCGGACCCTGGTGGCCGGCATACCGGACGCCCGGCTCGCCATGGTGCCCGCAGCCTCGCACCTGGCCCCCGTCGAGCAGCCCGCGGCCGTCACCGACCTCCTGGTCCGCCACTTCTCCACGGCCTGGCAGGACACGTCCTCGTCCACGACCACCGGGATTCCGGTGCCGTCCGCGGTGCAGGGTGCCACAGCCCCGGCGGGGCCCGTGGCGGAGATCGAGCCCGCCCCGCTGCAGCCGGACGCCGTGAACACCGGGCGCCCCGACCCGTACGAAGCGGGGGCGAAGGTCCGCCGTGAGGTCCTGGGCGACGCCCATGTGGACCGGATCGAGGATGCGACCGACGGGTTCACCGGGGACTTCCAGGAGCTGGTCACCCGCTATGCCTGGGGCGAGATCTGGACGCGGGACGGGCTGGACCGCCGGACCCGCAGTGCCGTGACGCTGACCGCGCTGGTCTCGGGCGGTCATCTGGAGGAACTGGCGTTCCACGTCAGAGCGGCACTGCGCAACGGGCTCACCCCCGTCGAGATCAAGGAAGTGCTGTTGCAGACCGCGGTCTACTGCGGTGTTCCGGCCGCGAATTCGGCCTTCAAGGTGGCTCAGTCGGTGATCCGGCAGGAGACCACCCCCGAGGCGTAG
- a CDS encoding carbonic anhydrase, which translates to MSGDLQHPDRDPDRRQFVAQEQEPFGAILSCIDSRVPPELLFDTGLGDLYVMRTGGEAVGPVVTGSVEYGPLTSGTPLIVVLGHQRCGAVEAAYKSLRDGKPLPGNLQAIVRALRPAYEQAVREGGTDPVDTMARAQVKLTAADLRSNADLAPLVAKGALAVIGAYYSLDTGTVDFLAGAPS; encoded by the coding sequence GTGAGCGGAGACCTGCAACACCCCGACCGGGATCCGGACCGGCGCCAGTTCGTGGCCCAGGAGCAGGAACCCTTCGGGGCAATCCTCTCCTGCATCGATTCCCGAGTCCCGCCCGAACTCCTCTTCGACACCGGGCTGGGTGACCTCTACGTGATGCGCACCGGCGGGGAGGCGGTCGGCCCGGTGGTCACGGGTTCCGTCGAGTACGGCCCCCTGACGAGCGGCACCCCACTCATCGTGGTCCTCGGGCATCAGCGCTGTGGCGCCGTCGAGGCGGCTTACAAGTCCCTTCGTGACGGCAAGCCGCTGCCCGGCAACCTGCAGGCGATCGTCAGGGCGCTGCGGCCGGCGTACGAGCAGGCGGTCCGGGAGGGTGGTACCGACCCGGTCGACACCATGGCCCGCGCCCAGGTCAAGCTCACCGCCGCCGACCTGCGCTCCAACGCGGACCTCGCCCCGCTCGTGGCCAAGGGCGCCCTTGCCGTGATCGGCGCCTACTACTCGCTCGATACCGGCACGGTGGATTTCCTGGCCGGCGCGCCTTCCTGA
- a CDS encoding ROK family glucokinase has translation MSTYRDFAHRGSARATVLRTVGTRERRSHLTAPRVPTVGIDIGGTKVMAGVVDADGVILEKIKTETPDKSKSARVVEDTIVELVLDLSDRHDVHAVGIGAAGWVDADRSRVLFAPHLAWRDEPLRDALQGRLAVPVMVDNDANTAAWAEWRFGAGRGEDHLVMITLGTGIGGAILEDGQVKRGKYGVAGEFGHMQVVPGGHRCPCGNRGCWEQYSSGNALVREAKEMAAADSPVAYNIIERVKGNIPDITGPLITELAREGDAMCVELFQDIGQWLGVGIANLAAALDPSCFVVGGGVSAADDLLIGPARDAFKRQLTGRGYRPEARIVKAQLGPEAGMVGAADLARLIARRFRRANRRRVERYERYAQAARTDPDTQGSPE, from the coding sequence ATGAGTACGTACCGTGACTTCGCGCACCGCGGCTCCGCCCGCGCCACGGTCCTGCGGACCGTCGGAACCCGCGAGCGGCGCTCGCACCTCACGGCGCCCCGCGTCCCGACCGTCGGCATCGACATCGGCGGTACGAAGGTGATGGCCGGCGTCGTCGATGCCGACGGCGTCATCCTGGAGAAGATCAAGACCGAGACGCCCGACAAGTCGAAGAGCGCAAGGGTCGTCGAGGACACCATCGTCGAGCTGGTCCTCGATCTCTCCGACCGCCATGACGTGCACGCCGTCGGCATCGGAGCGGCGGGCTGGGTGGACGCCGACCGCTCCAGGGTGCTCTTCGCCCCCCATCTCGCCTGGCGCGACGAACCGCTGCGTGACGCGCTCCAGGGCCGTCTCGCCGTTCCCGTCATGGTCGACAACGACGCGAACACGGCCGCATGGGCGGAGTGGCGCTTCGGTGCGGGCCGGGGCGAGGACCATCTGGTGATGATCACGCTCGGCACCGGTATCGGCGGCGCGATCCTGGAGGACGGTCAGGTCAAGCGGGGTAAATACGGCGTCGCGGGTGAGTTCGGTCATATGCAGGTGGTTCCCGGTGGTCACCGCTGCCCCTGCGGCAACCGTGGCTGCTGGGAGCAGTACAGCTCGGGGAACGCGCTCGTGCGGGAGGCCAAGGAGATGGCCGCCGCCGACTCACCCGTCGCCTACAACATCATCGAGCGGGTCAAGGGGAACATCCCCGACATCACGGGGCCGCTCATCACCGAACTCGCCCGTGAGGGCGACGCGATGTGCGTCGAGCTCTTCCAGGACATCGGTCAGTGGCTCGGCGTCGGCATCGCCAATCTCGCCGCCGCGCTCGACCCGTCCTGCTTCGTCGTCGGAGGGGGTGTCAGCGCCGCCGACGACCTGCTCATCGGGCCCGCCCGCGACGCCTTCAAACGGCAGCTGACCGGCCGTGGATACCGACCCGAGGCGCGGATCGTCAAGGCGCAGCTCGGTCCCGAGGCAGGTATGGTCGGTGCGGCCGACCTCGCCCGGCTGATCGCCCGGCGCTTCCGCAGGGCCAATCGCCGCCGTGTCGAGCGTTACGAGCGGTACGCGCAGGCCGCCCGCACCGACCCCGATACCCAGGGATCCCCCGAATGA
- a CDS encoding ATP-binding cassette domain-containing protein, translated as MTEQPTKDPNPAEGSTPLVELEGVSKFYGNIKALEDVSLVVKAGEISCVLGDNGAGKSTLIKIISGLHRHDAGRFLIGGQETSLGKPREALDRGIATVYQDLAVVPLMPVWRNFFLGSEPTKGAGPLKRLDVRSMRETTRAELLRMGIDLRDVDQPIGTLSGGERQCVAIARAVYFGAKVLVLDEPTAALGVKQSGVVLKYVAAARDAGLGVVLITHNPHHAYLVGDRFVLLKRGAMFGSHTKDDITLDDLTRQMAGGSELEELSHELQRAPSPRHLGGHPSQ; from the coding sequence ATGACCGAGCAGCCCACCAAGGACCCGAACCCGGCGGAGGGGTCCACGCCGCTGGTCGAGCTCGAAGGCGTCAGCAAGTTCTACGGCAACATCAAGGCACTGGAGGACGTCTCCCTCGTCGTGAAGGCGGGTGAGATCTCCTGTGTGCTCGGCGACAACGGCGCGGGCAAGTCGACCCTCATCAAGATCATCTCAGGGCTGCACCGGCATGACGCCGGCCGTTTCCTGATCGGGGGGCAGGAGACATCCCTCGGCAAGCCGCGCGAGGCCCTCGACCGGGGCATCGCCACCGTCTACCAGGACCTCGCGGTCGTCCCGCTGATGCCGGTCTGGCGGAACTTCTTCCTCGGCTCGGAGCCGACGAAGGGCGCGGGCCCCCTGAAGCGCCTCGACGTCCGCTCGATGCGTGAGACCACCCGTGCGGAGCTCCTTCGCATGGGCATCGACCTGCGCGACGTCGACCAGCCGATCGGCACCCTGTCGGGCGGGGAACGCCAGTGCGTGGCGATCGCCCGCGCCGTCTATTTCGGCGCGAAGGTGCTGGTGCTCGACGAGCCCACCGCCGCGCTCGGAGTCAAGCAGTCCGGCGTGGTGCTGAAGTACGTCGCAGCCGCCCGCGACGCGGGACTCGGCGTGGTGCTCATCACGCACAACCCGCACCACGCCTACCTGGTGGGTGACCGTTTCGTCCTGCTGAAACGCGGCGCCATGTTCGGTAGCCACACCAAGGACGACATCACCCTGGACGACCTCACCCGGCAGATGGCCGGCGGCAGCGAACTGGAGGAGCTCAGCCATGAACTCCAGCGGGCTCCGTCGCCCAGACACCTCGGTGGCCACCCGTCCCAATAG
- a CDS encoding ABC transporter permease, whose amino-acid sequence MSATLEAPDERLLRPSLLRRLLGRPELGSVVGAVAVFVFFSVVAESFLRPSSLSTVLYAASTLGIMAVPVALLMIGGEFDLSAGVMVTSSALVSSMFSYQMTANVWVGVVVSLLVTLALGVFNGFMLTRTKLPSFIITLGTFLMLTGLNLGFTKLISGTVSTKSIGDMEGFPSARKVFASQLTIGDVNLKVTLLWWAALIAVATWVLLRTRAGNWIFAVGGNDDAARAVGVPVVKTRIGLYMGVAFAAWISGQHLLFSYDAVQSGEGVGNELTYIIAAVIGGCLITGGYGSAIGSAIGAFIFGMTNKGIVYAEWNPDWFKFFLGAMLLLAALLNAWVRKRAEASR is encoded by the coding sequence ATGAGCGCGACCCTGGAAGCGCCTGACGAGCGGCTGTTGCGGCCCTCGCTGCTGCGCAGGCTGCTCGGACGCCCGGAGCTCGGCTCGGTCGTCGGCGCCGTGGCGGTGTTCGTCTTCTTCTCGGTCGTCGCCGAGAGCTTCCTGCGGCCCTCCAGCCTGTCCACCGTCCTCTACGCGGCATCGACGCTGGGGATCATGGCGGTACCGGTGGCTCTGCTGATGATCGGCGGCGAGTTCGACCTGTCGGCCGGGGTCATGGTGACCAGCTCGGCGCTCGTCTCCTCGATGTTCAGCTACCAGATGACGGCCAACGTGTGGGTCGGCGTGGTGGTCTCGCTGCTCGTCACCCTTGCCCTCGGCGTCTTCAACGGCTTCATGCTGACCCGTACGAAGCTCCCCAGCTTCATCATCACGCTGGGCACCTTCCTGATGCTGACCGGTCTCAACCTCGGGTTCACCAAGCTGATCAGCGGCACCGTCTCCACGAAGTCCATCGGCGACATGGAGGGGTTCCCGTCGGCCAGGAAGGTCTTCGCCTCCCAGCTCACCATCGGCGACGTGAACCTCAAGGTGACCCTCCTGTGGTGGGCAGCGCTGATCGCGGTCGCCACCTGGGTGCTGCTGCGCACCCGAGCGGGCAACTGGATCTTCGCGGTGGGCGGCAACGACGACGCGGCGCGCGCGGTCGGCGTCCCCGTCGTCAAGACCCGGATCGGCCTCTACATGGGGGTGGCCTTCGCGGCCTGGATCTCCGGCCAGCACCTGCTGTTCAGCTATGACGCGGTGCAGTCCGGCGAGGGAGTGGGCAACGAGCTGACCTACATCATCGCGGCCGTCATCGGGGGCTGTCTGATCACCGGTGGTTACGGCTCCGCGATCGGCTCCGCGATCGGTGCCTTCATCTTCGGTATGACCAACAAGGGCATCGTGTACGCGGAGTGGAATCCCGACTGGTTCAAGTTCTTCCTGGGCGCGATGCTGCTGCTGGCCGCCCTGCTCAATGCCTGGGTACGCAAGCGAGCGGAGGCGTCGCGATGA